A genomic stretch from Cydia amplana chromosome 1, ilCydAmpl1.1, whole genome shotgun sequence includes:
- the LOC134660090 gene encoding uncharacterized protein LOC134660090 isoform X1: MLDNCSSTNFISERLRSKLQLPVSYTGSTVTGINNTLLSKSNQSCNVTIKSMTGDFELELSCRVLPHIKDLLPMSYIDIKNLQIPSHIQLCDPTFNIPSVIDMLVGAEVFWEVLGTNKIDLGKRQPKLYDSKLGWLISGSVLNNNQNNHILCHASELLDTDIDKQLTRFWELDSVSPVHNFTPEERICEEHFNKTTTRTDDGRFVVTMPLKESPEILGDSYEMAKCRFLSLEKRLKHDHEFRQNYNAFMNEYLELGHMSCTARESSDSGVECFFGAFWGGKGEQSHH; this comes from the coding sequence ATGCTGGACAACTGCAGCTCGACCAACTTCATCAGCGAGAGGCTGCGCAGCAAGCTGCAGCTTCCGGTTTCCTACACGGGCTCCACTGTGACAGGTATTAACAATACCTTATTATCTAAAAGTAATCAGTCTTGCAACGTCACCATAAAATCAATGACGGGAGACTTTGAGTTGGAGCTTAGCTGTCGTGTGCTTCCTCACATAAAGGATTTGTTACCAATGTCATACATAGACATTAAGAACCTGCAAATACCGTCGCATATTCAATTATGCGATCCTACTTTCAACATTCCGTCGGTCATAGACATGTTGGTAGGCGCGGAAGTATTCTGGGAAGTGCTAGGTACTAATAAAATCGATTTAGGGAAGCGTCAACCCAAGCTGTATGACTCGAAATTAGGCTGGTTAATTTCCGGTTCGGTCCTTAATAACAATCAAAATAATCACATTCTCTGTCATGCTTCAGAATTACTTGACACTGATATTGACAAGCAGCTCACGCGTTTCTGGGAGCTCGATAGTGTATCGCCAGTACATAATTTCACCCCCGAAGAGCGGATTTGCGAggaacattttaataaaactacGACGCGGACTGACGATGGGCGGTTCGTTGTTACCATGCCACTTAAAGAATCGCCAGAGATTCTAGGCGACTCTTATGAAATGGCTAAGTGCCGTTTCTTATCTTTAGAAAAAAGGTTAAAACATGATCACGAATTTAGGCAGAATTACAACGCGTTCATGAATGAATATCTCGAATTAGGTCACATGTCCTGCACTGCGCGCGAGTCGAGCGACAGCGGCGTAGAGTGTTTTTTTGGCGCATTTTGGGGTGGTAAGGGAGAACAGTCTCACCACTAA
- the LOC134660090 gene encoding uncharacterized protein LOC134660090 isoform X4: MLSVWISRTSTSPSWPALGNYFASVARWMPKVRLCLRRVPVRASIKIICFGESQRCQGCSACRPHHAGQLQLDQLHQREAAQQAAASGFLHGLHCDRILCQRRRSTRCSGIGAWSSSDFIFGTDLK; this comes from the exons ATGTTGAGCGTATGGATTTCGAGAACCAGTACTTCGCCATCCTGGCCAGCGCTCGGGAATTACTTCGCCAGCGTGGCAAGGTGGATGCCGAAAGTAAGGTTATGTCTGAGGCGGGTTCCGGTTCGTGccagcataaaaataatctg CTTTGGTGAGAGTCAGCGATGCCAAGGGTGCTCTGCATGTCGTCCGCATCATGCTGGACAACTGCAGCTCGACCAACTTCATCAGCGAGAGGCTGCGCAGCAAGCTGCAGCTTCCGGTTTCCTACACGGGCTCCACTGTGACAG AATCCTGTGCCAGAGGAGAAGATCAACACGCTGCAGCGGTATCGGCGCGTGGAGCAGCTCAGACTTCATTTTTGGAACAGATTTAAAGTAG
- the LOC134660090 gene encoding uncharacterized protein LOC134660090 isoform X2: protein MMSSKLDSVTSREWEEFRNTLDNPPTLEQFTTFISNRSDLLETLDESKSSSVKANRHPDKQKNFFVVAETHNKANKPKYSCPMCAQNHFLFSCDSFRKLSVDLRQKKVNELDICQLCLRPGHQLSKCRLSTCKYCSERHNTLLHTEINSDAVEVAALTTEKINLTQQSSALLSTALVRVSDAKGALHVVRIMLDNCSSTNFISERLRSKLQLPVSYTGSTVTESCARGEDQHAAAVSARGAAQTSFLEQI from the exons atgatgtCATCAAAATTAGATTCGGTAACCAGCCGCGAGTGGGAAGAATTTAGAAATACGTTGGATAATCCTCCGACGTTGGAACAATTTACCACGTTTATTTCGAATAGGTCTGATTTATTGGAGACGCTCGATGAGTCAAAATCGAGTTCAGTTAAGGCTAATCGCCACCCTGATAAACAaaagaatttttttgttgtagcTGAGACTCATAATAAGGCTAATAAACCAAAATACAGCTGTCCCATGTGTGCGCAGAATCATTTTCTGTTTTCTTGCGATTCGTTTCGCAAATTGTCAGTTGACCTTCGTCAAAAGAAAGTCAATGAATTAGACATATGCCAGCTGTGCTTAAGACCAGGTCATCAGTTGTCTAAATGCCGTCTGTCTACTTGTAAATATTGTAGTGAACGGCACAACACCTTGCTTCATACCGAAATAAATAGCGACGCGGTAGAGGTAGCTGCTCTGACCactgaaaaaataaatttgactCAACAATCCTCTGCACTGCTTTCCACAGCTTTGGTGAGAGTCAGCGATGCCAAGGGTGCTCTGCATGTCGTCCGCATCATGCTGGACAACTGCAGCTCGACCAACTTCATCAGCGAGAGGCTGCGCAGCAAGCTGCAGCTTCCGGTTTCCTACACGGGCTCCACTGTGACAG AATCCTGTGCCAGAGGAGAAGATCAACACGCTGCAGCGGTATCGGCGCGTGGAGCAGCTCAGACTTCATTTTTGGAACAGATTTAA
- the LOC134660090 gene encoding uncharacterized protein LOC134660090 isoform X3, whose translation MSLTQLVKQRGTLKCKLTNFKTFLTPYLSIATLTDVQASEIQCRLSKIEEMYAVFDELQERIEVESETPREQYVERMDFENQYFAILASARELLRQRGKVDAESKVMSEAGSGSCQHKNNLNPVPEEKINTLQRYRRVEQLRLHFWNRFKVEYVSQLQQKTKWFSSHDQLVEGALVIIKEKGVPPLMWLLGRIVKLYMGKDGIARVADIKTKRGIIKRAFNNICPLPTSM comes from the exons ATGTCGTTAACGCAGTTAGTTAAACAGCGGGGAACATTAAAATGTAAACTAACCAACTTTAAGACGTTCCTAACGCCATACTTATCGATAGCGACGTTAACTGACGTACAGGCCAGTGAAATTCAGTGCCGTCTTAGTAAGATTGAGGAAATGTATGCAGTGTTTGATGAATTACAGGAGCGGATTGAAGTAGAATCGGAGACCCCCCGGGAGCAATATGTTGAGCGTATGGATTTCGAGAACCAGTACTTCGCCATCCTGGCCAGCGCTCGGGAATTACTTCGCCAGCGTGGCAAGGTGGATGCCGAAAGTAAGGTTATGTCTGAGGCGGGTTCCGGTTCGTGccagcataaaaataatctg AATCCTGTGCCAGAGGAGAAGATCAACACGCTGCAGCGGTATCGGCGCGTGGAGCAGCTCAGACTTCATTTTTGGAACAGATTTAAAGTAGAATATGTTTCACAACTACAGCAAAAAACCAAATGGTTTTCATCACATGATCAACTAGTGGAGGGAGCCCTAGTTATCATCAAGGAGAAAGGGGTGCCCCCTTTAATGTGGCTACTCGGCCGCATAGTAAAGCTTTATATGGGCAAAGATGGAATAGCCCGAGTAGcagatataaaaacaaaacgggGAATAATCAAGCGggcatttaataatatttgccCCCTGCCCACTTCCATGTAA